One window of Acanthochromis polyacanthus isolate Apoly-LR-REF ecotype Palm Island chromosome 19, KAUST_Apoly_ChrSc, whole genome shotgun sequence genomic DNA carries:
- the LOC127531135 gene encoding uncharacterized protein LOC127531135 isoform X1 — MFHQSGVPSVRCSDVPSVRCSGVPSVRCSDVPSVRCSDVPSVRCSISQMFHQSGVPSVRCSISKMFRCSISQVFRCSISQVFRCSISQVFRCSISQVFRCSISQVFRCSISQVFRCSISQVFRCSISQVFRCSISQVFHQSGVPSVRCSISKMFRCSISQVFRCSISQVFRCSISQVFRCSISQVFRCSISQVFHQSDVQMFHQSGVQVFHQSGVQMFHQSGVQMFHQSDVPSVRCSISQVFHQSDVPSVRCSGVPSVRCSGVPSVRCSDVPSVRCSDVPSVRCSDVPSVRCSDVPSVRCSGVPSVRCSDVPSVRCSDVPSVRCSISQMFHQSGVPSVRCSISKMFRCSISQVFRCSISQVFRCSISQVFRCSISQVFRCSISQVFRCSISQVFRCSISQVFRCSISQVFHQSGVPSVRCSISKMFRCSISQVFRCSISQVFRCSISQVFRCSISQVFRCSISQVFRCSISQVFRCSISQVFRCSISQVFRCSISQVFRCSISQVFRCSISQVFRCSISQMFHQSGVQMFHQSGVQMFHQSGVQMFHQSDVPSVRCSGVPSVRCSDVPSVRCSVSQVFHQSGVQMFHQSGVQMFHQSDVPSVRCSISQVFHQSDVPSVRCSGVPSVRCSGVPSVRCSDVPSVRCSGVPSVRCSGVPSVRCSDVPSVRCSISQVFHQSGVQMFHQSGVQMFHQSGVQMFHQSGVQMFHQSGVPSVRCSISQMFHQ; from the exons atgttccatcagtcaggtgttccatcagtcagatgttcagatgttccatcagtcaggtgttcaggtgttccatcagtcaggtgttcagatgttccatcagtcaggtgttcagatgttccatcagtcagatgttccatcagtcagatgttccatcagtcaggtgttccatcagtcagatgttccatcagtaagatgttcaggtgttccatcagtcaggtgttcaggtgttccatcagtcaggtgttcagatgttccatcagtcaggtgttcagatgttccatcagtcaggtgttcagatgttccatcagtcaggtgttcagatgttccatcagtcaggtgttcagatgttccatcagtcaggtgttcaggtgttccatcagtcaggtgttcagatgttccatcagtcaggtgttccatcagtcaggtgttccatcagtcagatgttccatcagtaagatgttcaggtgttccatcagtcaggtgttcaggtgttccatcagtcaggtgttcagatgttccatcagtcaggtgttcaggtgttccatcagtcaggtgttcagatgttccatcagtcaggtgttccatcagtcagatgttcagatgttccatcagtcaggtgttcaggtgttccatcagtcaggtgttcagatgttccatcagtcaggtgttcagatgttccatcagtcagatgttccatcagtcagatgttccatcagtcaggtgttccatcagtcagatgttccatcagtaagatgttcaggtgttccatcagtcaggtgttcaggtgttccatcagtcaggtgttcagatgttccatcagtcaggtgttcagatgttccatcagtcaggtgttcagatgttccatcagtcag atgttcagatgttccatcagtcaggtgttcaggtgttccatcagtcaggtgttcagatgttccatcagtcaggtgttcagatgttccatcagtcagatgttccatcagtcagatgttccatcagtcaggtgttccatcagtcagatgttccatcagtaagatgttcaggtgttccatcagtcaggtgttcaggtgttccatcagtcaggtgttcagatgttccatcagtcaggtgttcagatgttccatcagtcaggtgttcagatgttccatcagtcaggtgttcagatgttccatcagtcaggtgttcaggtgttccatcagtcaggtgttcagatgttccatcagtcaggtgttccatcagtcaggtgttccatcagtcagatgttccatcagtaagatgttcaggtgttccatcagtcaggtgttcaggtgttccatcagtcaggtgttcagatgttccatcagtcaggtgttcaggtgttccatcagtcaggtgttcagatgttccatcagtcaggtgttcagatgttccatcagtcaggtgttcagatgttccatcagtcaggtgttcagatgttccatcagtcaggtgttcagatgttccatcagtcaggtgttcaggtgttccatcagtcaggtgttcagatgttccatcagtcaggtgttcagatgttccatcagtcagatgttccatcagtcaggtgttcagatgttccatcagtcaggtgttcagatgttccatcagtcaggtgttcagatgttccatcagtcagatgttccatcagtcaggtgttcaggtgttccatcagtcaggtgttcagatgttccatcagtaaGATGTTCCGTCAGTCAGGTGTTCCATCAatcaggtgttcagatgttccatcagtcaggtgttcagatgttccatcagtcagatgttccatcagtcagatgttccatcagtcaggtgttccatcagtcagatgttccatcagtaagatgttcaggtgttccatcagtcaggtgttcaggtgttccatcagtcag gtgttcagatgttccatcagtcaggtgttcaggtgttccatcagtcaggtgttcaggtgttccatcagtcaggtgttcagatgttccatcagtaagatgttccatcagtcaggtgttccatcaatcaggtgttcagatgttccatcaatcaggtgttcagatgttccatcagtcaggtgttcagatgttccatcagtcaggtgttcagatgttccatcagtcaggtgttccatcagtcag gtgttccatcagtcagatgttccatcagtaa
- the LOC127531135 gene encoding uncharacterized protein LOC127531135 isoform X13 gives MFHQSGVPSVRCSDVPSVRCSGVPSVRCSDVPSVRCSDVPSVRCSISQMFHQSGVPSVRCSISKMFRCSISQVFRCSISQVFRCSISQVFRCSISQVFRCSISQVFRCSISQVFRCSISQVFRCSISQVFRCSISQVFHQSGVPSVRCSISKMFRCSISQVFRCSISQVFRCSISQVFRCSISQVFRCSISQVFHQSDVQMFHQSGVQVFHQSGVQMFHQSGVQMFHQSDVPSVRCSISQVFHQSDVPSVRCSGVPSVRCSGVPSVRCSDVPSVRCSGVPSVRCSDVPSVRCSDVPSVRCSDVPSVRCSDVPSVRCSGVPSVRCSDVPSVRCSISQVFHQSDVPSVRCSGVPSVRCSGVPSVRCSDVPSVRCSGVPSVRCSDVPSVRCSDVPSVRCSDVPSVRCSDVPSVRCSDVPSVRCSGVPSVRCSDVPSVRCSDVPSVRCSISQVFRCSISQVFRCSISQVFRCSISQMFHQSGVQMFHQSGVQMFHQSGVQVFHQSGVQVFHQSGVQMFHQSGVQVFHQSGVQVFHQSGVQMFHQ, from the exons atgttccatcagtcaggtgttccatcagtcagatgttcagatgttccatcagtcaggtgttcaggtgttccatcagtcaggtgttcagatgttccatcagtcaggtgttcagatgttccatcagtcagatgttccatcagtcagatgttccatcagtcaggtgttccatcagtcagatgttccatcagtaagatgttcaggtgttccatcagtcaggtgttcaggtgttccatcagtcaggtgttcagatgttccatcagtcaggtgttcagatgttccatcagtcaggtgttcagatgttccatcagtcaggtgttcagatgttccatcagtcaggtgttcagatgttccatcagtcaggtgttcaggtgttccatcagtcaggtgttcagatgttccatcagtcaggtgttccatcagtcaggtgttccatcagtcagatgttccatcagtaagatgttcaggtgttccatcagtcaggtgttcaggtgttccatcagtcaggtgttcagatgttccatcagtcaggtgttcaggtgttccatcagtcaggtgttcagatgttccatcagtcaggtgttccatcagtcagatgttcagatgttccatcagtcaggtgttcaggtgttccatcagtcaggtgttcagatgttccatcagtcaggtgttcagatgttccatcagtcagatgttccatcagtcagatgttccatcagtcaggtgttccatcagtcagatgttccatcagtaagatgttcaggtgttccatcagtcaggtgttcaggtgttccatcagtcaggtgttcagatgttccatcagtcag gtgttcaggtgttccatcagtcaggtgttcagatgttccatcagtcaggtgttcagatgttccatcagtcaggtgttcagatgttccatcagtcaggtgttcagatgttccatcagtcaggtgttcaggtgttccatcagtcaggtgttcagatgttccatcagtcaggtgttccatcagtcaggtgttccatcagtcagatgttccatcagtaagatgttcaggtgttccatcagtcaggtgttcaggtgttccatcagtcaggtgttcagatgttccatcagtcaggtgttcaggtgttccatcagtcaggtgttcagatgttccatcagtcaggtgttcagatgttccatcagtcaggtgttcagatgttccatcagtcaggtgttcagatgttccatcagtcaggtgttcagatgttccatcagtcaggtgttcaggtgttccatcagtcaggtgttcagatgttccatcagtcaggtgttcagatgttccatcagtcagatgttccatcagtcaggtgttcagatgttccatcagtcaggtgttcagatgttccatcagtcaggtgttcagatgttccatcagtcagatgttccatcagtcag gtgttcagatgttccatcagtcaggtgttcagatgttccatcagtcaggtgttcaggtgttccatcagtcaggtgttcaggtgttccatcagtcag gtgttcagatgttccatcagtc
- the LOC127531135 gene encoding uncharacterized protein LOC127531135 isoform X31: MFHQSGVPSVRCSDVPSVRCSGVPSVRCSDVPSVRCSDVPSVRCSISQMFHQSGVPSVRCSISKMFRCSISQVFRCSISQVFRCSISQVFRCSISQVFRCSISQVFRCSISQVFRCSISQVFRCSISQVFRCSISQVFHQSGVPSVRCSISKMFRCSISQVFRCSISQVFRCSISQVFRCSISQVFRCSISQVFHQSDVQMFHQSGVQVFHQSGVQMFHQSGVQMFHQSDVPSVRCSISQVFHQSDVPSVRCSGVPSVRCSGVPSVRCSDVPSVRCSDVPSVRCSDVPSVRCSDVPSVRCSISQMFHQ; the protein is encoded by the exons atgttccatcagtcaggtgttccatcagtcagatgttcagatgttccatcagtcaggtgttcaggtgttccatcagtcaggtgttcagatgttccatcagtcaggtgttcagatgttccatcagtcagatgttccatcagtcagatgttccatcagtcaggtgttccatcagtcagatgttccatcagtaagatgttcaggtgttccatcagtcaggtgttcaggtgttccatcagtcaggtgttcagatgttccatcagtcaggtgttcagatgttccatcagtcaggtgttcagatgttccatcagtcaggtgttcagatgttccatcagtcaggtgttcagatgttccatcagtcaggtgttcaggtgttccatcagtcaggtgttcagatgttccatcagtcaggtgttccatcagtcaggtgttccatcagtcagatgttccatcagtaagatgttcaggtgttccatcagtcaggtgttcaggtgttccatcagtcaggtgttcagatgttccatcagtcaggtgttcaggtgttccatcagtcaggtgttcagatgttccatcagtcaggtgttccatcagtcagatgttcagatgttccatcagtcaggtgttcaggtgttccatcagtcaggtgttcagatgttccatcagtcaggtgttcagatgttccatcagtcagatgttccatcagtcagatgttccatcagtcaggtgttccatcagtcagatgttccatcagtaagatgttcaggtgttccatcagtcaggtgttcaggtgttccatcagtcaggtgttcagatgttccatcagtcaggtgttcagatgttccatcagtcaggtgttcagatgttccatcagtcaggtgttcagatgttccatcagtcag gtgttccatcagtcagatgttccatcagtaa
- the LOC127531135 gene encoding uncharacterized protein LOC127531135 isoform X21, translating into MFHQSGVPSVRCSDVPSVRCSGVPSVRCSDVPSVRCSDVPSVRCSISQMFHQSGVPSVRCSISKMFRCSISQVFRCSISQVFRCSISQVFRCSISQVFRCSISQVFRCSISQVFRCSISQVFRCSISQVFRCSISQVFHQSGVPSVRCSISKMFRCSISQVFRCSISQVFRCSISQVFRCSISQVFRCSISQVFHQSDVQMFHQSGVQVFHQSGVQMFHQSGVQMFHQSDVPSVRCSISQVFHQSDVPSVRCSGVPSVRCSGVPSVRCSDVPSVRCSGVPSVRCSDVPSVRCSDVPSVRCSDVPSVRCSDVPSVRCSGVPSVRCSDVPSVRCSISQVFHQSDVPSVRCSGVPSVRCSGVPSVRCSDVPSVRCSGVPSVRCSDVPSVRCSDVPSVRCSDVPSVRCSDVPSVRCSDVPSVRCSGVPSVRCSDVPSVRCSDVPSVRCSISQVFRCSISQMFHQSGVQMFHQSGVQVFHQSGVQVFHQSGVQMFHQ; encoded by the exons atgttccatcagtcaggtgttccatcagtcagatgttcagatgttccatcagtcaggtgttcaggtgttccatcagtcaggtgttcagatgttccatcagtcaggtgttcagatgttccatcagtcagatgttccatcagtcagatgttccatcagtcaggtgttccatcagtcagatgttccatcagtaagatgttcaggtgttccatcagtcaggtgttcaggtgttccatcagtcaggtgttcagatgttccatcagtcaggtgttcagatgttccatcagtcaggtgttcagatgttccatcagtcaggtgttcagatgttccatcagtcaggtgttcagatgttccatcagtcaggtgttcaggtgttccatcagtcaggtgttcagatgttccatcagtcaggtgttccatcagtcaggtgttccatcagtcagatgttccatcagtaagatgttcaggtgttccatcagtcaggtgttcaggtgttccatcagtcaggtgttcagatgttccatcagtcaggtgttcaggtgttccatcagtcaggtgttcagatgttccatcagtcaggtgttccatcagtcagatgttcagatgttccatcagtcaggtgttcaggtgttccatcagtcaggtgttcagatgttccatcagtcaggtgttcagatgttccatcagtcagatgttccatcagtcagatgttccatcagtcaggtgttccatcagtcagatgttccatcagtaagatgttcaggtgttccatcagtcaggtgttcaggtgttccatcagtcaggtgttcagatgttccatcagtcag gtgttcaggtgttccatcagtcaggtgttcagatgttccatcagtcaggtgttcagatgttccatcagtcaggtgttcagatgttccatcagtcaggtgttcagatgttccatcagtcaggtgttcaggtgttccatcagtcaggtgttcagatgttccatcagtcaggtgttccatcagtcaggtgttccatcagtcagatgttccatcagtaagatgttcaggtgttccatcagtcaggtgttcaggtgttccatcagtcaggtgttcagatgttccatcagtcaggtgttcaggtgttccatcagtcaggtgttcagatgttccatcagtcaggtgttcagatgttccatcagtcaggtgttcagatgttccatcagtcaggtgttcagatgttccatcagtcaggtgttcagatgttccatcagtcaggtgttcaggtgttccatcagtcaggtgttcagatgttccatcagtcaggtgttcagatgttccatcagtcagatgttccatcagtcaggtgttcagatgttccatcagtcag atgttccatcagtcaggtgttcagatgttccatcagtc
- the LOC127531135 gene encoding uncharacterized protein LOC127531135 isoform X18 — MFHQSGVPSVRCSDVPSVRCSGVPSVRCSDVPSVRCSDVPSVRCSISQMFHQSGVPSVRCSISKMFRCSISQVFRCSISQVFRCSISQVFRCSISQVFRCSISQVFRCSISQVFRCSISQVFRCSISQVFRCSISQVFHQSGVPSVRCSISKMFRCSISQVFRCSISQVFRCSISQVFRCSISQVFRCSISQVFHQSDVQMFHQSGVQVFHQSGVQMFHQSGVQMFHQSDVPSVRCSISQVFHQSDVPSVRCSGVPSVRCSGVPSVRCSDVPSVRCSGVPSVRCSDVPSVRCSDVPSVRCSDVPSVRCSDVPSVRCSGVPSVRCSDVPSVRCSISQVFHQSDVPSVRCSGVPSVRCSGVPSVRCSDVPSVRCSGVPSVRCSDVPSVRCSDVPSVRCSDVPSVRCSDVPSVRCSDVPSVRCSGVPSVRCSDVPSVRCSDVPSVRCSISQVFRCSISQVFRCSISQVFRCSISKMFHQSGVPSVRCSDVPSVRCSISQMFHQ, encoded by the exons atgttccatcagtcaggtgttccatcagtcagatgttcagatgttccatcagtcaggtgttcaggtgttccatcagtcaggtgttcagatgttccatcagtcaggtgttcagatgttccatcagtcagatgttccatcagtcagatgttccatcagtcaggtgttccatcagtcagatgttccatcagtaagatgttcaggtgttccatcagtcaggtgttcaggtgttccatcagtcaggtgttcagatgttccatcagtcaggtgttcagatgttccatcagtcaggtgttcagatgttccatcagtcaggtgttcagatgttccatcagtcaggtgttcagatgttccatcagtcaggtgttcaggtgttccatcagtcaggtgttcagatgttccatcagtcaggtgttccatcagtcaggtgttccatcagtcagatgttccatcagtaagatgttcaggtgttccatcagtcaggtgttcaggtgttccatcagtcaggtgttcagatgttccatcagtcaggtgttcaggtgttccatcagtcaggtgttcagatgttccatcagtcaggtgttccatcagtcagatgttcagatgttccatcagtcaggtgttcaggtgttccatcagtcaggtgttcagatgttccatcagtcaggtgttcagatgttccatcagtcagatgttccatcagtcagatgttccatcagtcaggtgttccatcagtcagatgttccatcagtaagatgttcaggtgttccatcagtcaggtgttcaggtgttccatcagtcaggtgttcagatgttccatcagtcag gtgttcaggtgttccatcagtcaggtgttcagatgttccatcagtcaggtgttcagatgttccatcagtcaggtgttcagatgttccatcagtcaggtgttcagatgttccatcagtcaggtgttcaggtgttccatcagtcaggtgttcagatgttccatcagtcaggtgttccatcagtcaggtgttccatcagtcagatgttccatcagtaagatgttcaggtgttccatcagtcaggtgttcaggtgttccatcagtcaggtgttcagatgttccatcagtcaggtgttcaggtgttccatcagtcaggtgttcagatgttccatcagtcaggtgttcagatgttccatcagtcaggtgttcagatgttccatcagtcaggtgttcagatgttccatcagtcaggtgttcagatgttccatcagtcaggtgttcaggtgttccatcagtcaggtgttcagatgttccatcagtcaggtgttcagatgttccatcagtcagatgttccatcagtcaggtgttcagatgttccatcagtcag
- the LOC127531135 gene encoding uncharacterized protein LOC127531135 isoform X16 — translation MFHQSGVPSVRCSDVPSVRCSGVPSVRCSDVPSVRCSDVPSVRCSISQMFHQSGVPSVRCSISKMFRCSISQVFRCSISQVFRCSISQVFRCSISQVFRCSISQVFRCSISQVFRCSISQVFRCSISQVFRCSISQVFHQSGVPSVRCSISKMFRCSISQVFRCSISQVFRCSISQVFRCSISQVFRCSISQVFHQSDVQMFHQSGVQVFHQSGVQMFHQSGVQMFHQSDVPSVRCSISQVFHQSDVPSVRCSGVPSVRCSGVPSVRCSDVPSVRCSGVPSVRCSDVPSVRCSDVPSVRCSDVPSVRCSDVPSVRCSGVPSVRCSDVPSVRCSISQVFHQSDVPSVRCSGVPSVRCSGVPSVRCSDVPSVRCSGVPSVRCSDVPSVRCSDVPSVRCSDVPSVRCSDVPSVRCSDVPSVRCSGVPSVRCSDVPSVRCSDVPSVRCSISQVFRCSISQMFHQSGVQMFHQSGVQMFHQSGVQVFHQSGVQVFHQSGVQMFHQSGVQVFHQSGVQVFHQSGVQMFHQ, via the exons atgttccatcagtcaggtgttccatcagtcagatgttcagatgttccatcagtcaggtgttcaggtgttccatcagtcaggtgttcagatgttccatcagtcaggtgttcagatgttccatcagtcagatgttccatcagtcagatgttccatcagtcaggtgttccatcagtcagatgttccatcagtaagatgttcaggtgttccatcagtcaggtgttcaggtgttccatcagtcaggtgttcagatgttccatcagtcaggtgttcagatgttccatcagtcaggtgttcagatgttccatcagtcaggtgttcagatgttccatcagtcaggtgttcagatgttccatcagtcaggtgttcaggtgttccatcagtcaggtgttcagatgttccatcagtcaggtgttccatcagtcaggtgttccatcagtcagatgttccatcagtaagatgttcaggtgttccatcagtcaggtgttcaggtgttccatcagtcaggtgttcagatgttccatcagtcaggtgttcaggtgttccatcagtcaggtgttcagatgttccatcagtcaggtgttccatcagtcagatgttcagatgttccatcagtcaggtgttcaggtgttccatcagtcaggtgttcagatgttccatcagtcaggtgttcagatgttccatcagtcagatgttccatcagtcagatgttccatcagtcaggtgttccatcagtcagatgttccatcagtaagatgttcaggtgttccatcagtcaggtgttcaggtgttccatcagtcaggtgttcagatgttccatcagtcag gtgttcaggtgttccatcagtcaggtgttcagatgttccatcagtcaggtgttcagatgttccatcagtcaggtgttcagatgttccatcagtcaggtgttcagatgttccatcagtcaggtgttcaggtgttccatcagtcaggtgttcagatgttccatcagtcaggtgttccatcagtcaggtgttccatcagtcagatgttccatcagtaagatgttcaggtgttccatcagtcaggtgttcaggtgttccatcagtcaggtgttcagatgttccatcagtcaggtgttcaggtgttccatcagtcaggtgttcagatgttccatcagtcaggtgttcagatgttccatcagtcaggtgttcagatgttccatcagtcaggtgttcagatgttccatcagtcaggtgttcagatgttccatcagtcaggtgttcaggtgttccatcagtcaggtgttcagatgttccatcagtcaggtgttcagatgttccatcagtcagatgttccatcagtcaggtgttcagatgttccatcagtcag atgttccatcagtcaggtgttcagatgttccatcagtcaggtgttcagatgttccatcagtcaggtgttcaggtgttccatcagtcaggtgttcaggtgttccatcagtcag gtgttcagatgttccatcagtc